A part of Propioniciclava coleopterorum genomic DNA contains:
- a CDS encoding SUMF1/EgtB/PvdO family nonheme iron enzyme, which translates to MTVTPQPAAGPLNPLVPRPIDAPTAVPLAPDADLTGLDQAKIFIAPDDPAQWDAWRATLERWRAGARGRHPDHAARYAGPGEWTAGCHVIAQVWLWDELLYDFEAGVFTPDRLLADADARFGGFDGVVLWHAYPVIGIDGRNQWDHYREVPGLRALVDTLHAAGVRVFCDFNPWDTGTRRGGTDAEELAAIIADFGFDGVFLDTLKQADAALIAPLFAANPALALETESKLALDDLGTHAMSWAQWYADSPVPGVLKTHFYEPRHMQHHIRRWNRDHHEELQSAWLNGVGVMAWEVVFSAWVGWNDRDADTLRRMRPVQRAWSDLLVDGVYTPLVRLSDAAHAAGAYAASWTDGSRTLLALVNRSEIDVTLSAADLAPWLAGAGHEGAGAAVDSLGSTDDPAPTEGEPLLLSLTSGAAVAGGVLVPARSISGVVAGPGAELVAAASASVPVGRSARFPYREAVRLAGEPATGAAPASGFVAVPAGRHFLTQRYRCRETGLYGEAPFVDEWKPLHPRLHDLRTREHVLETPGCFVAEREVTVAEFAAFVAATGHDWTPPASASGPGGQRGPDEPATWVSLDDARAYASWVGGRLPTEFEWQLAGEASDDWVGDVAVWNWTDSEHSDGRSRFAILKGGSDHAIEGSEWYVEPGRRGPDHTLKYLRKGFDLDRNAWTGFRVAFDAAGPGQDAAPTAGAEVAPEGRG; encoded by the coding sequence ATGACCGTCACACCGCAGCCGGCCGCCGGCCCGCTGAACCCACTCGTCCCCCGCCCGATCGACGCGCCGACCGCCGTCCCGCTCGCCCCGGACGCCGACCTGACCGGCCTCGACCAGGCCAAGATCTTCATCGCGCCGGACGATCCGGCGCAGTGGGACGCCTGGCGCGCCACCCTGGAGCGCTGGCGCGCGGGGGCGCGCGGACGCCACCCCGACCACGCCGCCCGGTACGCCGGGCCGGGGGAGTGGACGGCCGGCTGCCACGTCATCGCGCAGGTCTGGCTGTGGGACGAACTCCTCTACGACTTCGAGGCCGGCGTCTTCACCCCGGACAGGCTGCTCGCCGACGCGGACGCCCGGTTCGGTGGCTTCGACGGCGTCGTGCTGTGGCACGCCTACCCGGTGATCGGGATCGACGGGCGCAACCAGTGGGACCACTACCGCGAGGTCCCCGGGCTGCGGGCCCTGGTCGACACGCTCCACGCGGCGGGCGTCCGGGTGTTCTGCGACTTCAACCCGTGGGACACCGGCACCCGGCGCGGCGGCACCGACGCCGAGGAGTTGGCCGCGATCATCGCCGACTTCGGCTTCGACGGGGTGTTCCTCGACACCCTCAAGCAGGCGGACGCCGCCCTCATCGCCCCGCTGTTCGCCGCGAACCCGGCGCTGGCGCTGGAGACCGAGTCCAAGCTCGCCCTGGACGACCTGGGCACCCACGCGATGTCGTGGGCGCAGTGGTACGCCGACTCGCCGGTCCCCGGCGTGCTCAAGACGCACTTCTACGAGCCCCGGCACATGCAGCACCACATCCGCCGCTGGAACCGCGACCACCACGAGGAACTCCAGTCGGCGTGGCTCAACGGCGTCGGCGTGATGGCCTGGGAGGTGGTGTTCTCGGCGTGGGTCGGCTGGAACGACCGCGACGCCGACACGCTGCGGCGGATGCGGCCGGTGCAGCGCGCCTGGTCCGACCTGCTCGTGGACGGCGTCTACACGCCCCTGGTGCGGCTGTCGGACGCCGCCCACGCGGCCGGGGCGTACGCCGCGTCGTGGACCGACGGCTCCCGGACGCTGTTGGCCCTGGTGAACCGCTCGGAGATCGACGTGACGCTCAGCGCCGCCGACCTGGCCCCCTGGCTCGCCGGGGCGGGCCACGAGGGGGCGGGCGCCGCCGTCGACAGCCTTGGGTCGACCGATGACCCCGCCCCCACCGAGGGCGAGCCGCTGCTGCTGAGCCTCACCTCGGGCGCGGCCGTCGCCGGCGGGGTGCTGGTGCCGGCCCGCTCGATCTCCGGGGTGGTGGCCGGCCCGGGCGCGGAGCTCGTCGCCGCCGCGTCGGCGTCCGTGCCCGTGGGTCGCTCGGCCCGCTTCCCCTACCGGGAGGCCGTCAGGCTCGCGGGGGAGCCCGCGACGGGCGCCGCGCCGGCGTCCGGCTTCGTCGCCGTGCCGGCCGGACGCCACTTCCTCACCCAGCGCTACCGCTGCCGCGAGACGGGGCTGTACGGCGAGGCGCCGTTCGTGGACGAGTGGAAGCCGTTGCACCCGCGGCTGCACGACCTGCGCACCCGCGAGCACGTGCTGGAGACGCCCGGCTGCTTCGTGGCCGAGCGCGAGGTCACCGTCGCCGAGTTCGCGGCGTTCGTCGCCGCCACCGGGCACGACTGGACGCCGCCCGCCTCGGCGTCCGGGCCGGGCGGGCAGCGGGGTCCCGACGAACCGGCCACCTGGGTGAGCCTGGATGACGCCCGGGCGTACGCGTCCTGGGTGGGCGGCCGGCTGCCGACCGAGTTCGAGTGGCAACTGGCGGGCGAGGCGTCCGATGACTGGGTCGGCGACGTCGCCGTGTGGAACTGGACCGACAGCGAGCACAGCGACGGCCGCAGCCGGTTCGCGATCCTGAAGGGCGGCTCCGACCACGCCATCGAGGGGTCGGAGTGGTACGTCGAGCCGGGCCGCCGCGGCCCCGACCACACGCTGAAGTACCTGAGGAAGGGCTTCGACCTGGACCGCAACGCGTGGACCGGGTTCCGGGTGGCGTTCGACGCCGCGGGCCCCGGGCAGGACGCCGCCCCGACGGCCGGCGCGGAGGTCGCGCCCGAGGGGAGGGGCTGA
- a CDS encoding ADP-ribosylglycohydrolase family protein yields the protein MRERHGGPVTGIVGPWFDDWENARPMSPYHKGDGRVTDDTLMTHAMIDTYERVGGHLTAFDVASTLVPIMMSEPRWIPELEKTTVILNRVFLAEKWIVLRCHYSHADPREAGVGNVVNCGAAMYMAPVGAVNAGDPDAAYAEAMDIAGAHQSSYGREAAGVYAAAVAAALAPGATAASVFEAALSVAHDGTRAALAAVRDAVASWDRAVDLQPILRAAILPYDTVGETYREPNMDARKPSRTKAIEELPIALGYVLAHDGDYRAAVLGAVNYGRDCDSIATMAGAICAGLGGTAVIPDDWADEVAAASRIDLEAAGRRLAAVAATLAAADAERAARTLEIARARAASLQGATL from the coding sequence ATCCGGGAGCGTCACGGCGGGCCGGTCACCGGCATCGTCGGCCCCTGGTTCGACGACTGGGAGAACGCCCGGCCGATGTCGCCGTACCACAAGGGCGACGGCAGAGTGACCGACGACACCCTCATGACCCACGCCATGATCGACACCTACGAGCGGGTCGGCGGCCACCTGACCGCTTTCGACGTCGCGTCGACGCTCGTGCCGATCATGATGTCCGAGCCTCGCTGGATCCCCGAACTGGAGAAGACGACCGTCATCCTCAACCGGGTGTTCCTGGCGGAGAAGTGGATCGTGCTCCGCTGCCACTACAGCCACGCCGACCCGCGCGAGGCGGGCGTCGGCAACGTGGTGAACTGCGGGGCCGCCATGTACATGGCGCCCGTCGGCGCGGTGAACGCCGGCGACCCGGACGCCGCCTACGCCGAGGCGATGGACATCGCCGGGGCGCACCAGTCCAGCTACGGACGCGAGGCCGCCGGGGTGTACGCCGCCGCCGTGGCCGCGGCGCTGGCACCCGGCGCCACCGCGGCGTCGGTGTTCGAGGCCGCCCTCTCGGTGGCGCACGACGGGACGCGGGCCGCGCTCGCGGCCGTCCGGGACGCGGTGGCGTCGTGGGATCGTGCGGTCGACCTGCAGCCGATCCTGCGCGCGGCGATCCTGCCCTACGACACGGTCGGCGAGACCTACCGCGAGCCCAACATGGACGCGCGCAAGCCGTCCCGCACCAAGGCGATCGAGGAACTGCCGATCGCCCTGGGTTACGTGCTGGCCCACGACGGCGACTACCGCGCCGCCGTGCTGGGCGCGGTCAACTACGGCCGCGACTGCGACTCGATCGCCACCATGGCGGGGGCGATCTGCGCCGGGCTCGGCGGCACCGCCGTCATCCCGGACGACTGGGCCGACGAGGTCGCCGCCGCGTCCCGGATCGACCTCGAGGCGGCCGGACGCCGGCTCGCCGCGGTCGCCGCGACGCTGGCCGCCGCGGACGCCGAGCGCGCCGCCCGCACCCTGGAGATCGCCCGCGCCCGGGCGGCGTCCCTGCAGGGGGCGACGCTGTGA
- a CDS encoding DUF1963 domain-containing protein — translation MDFDAHDLSATHFDEFVHHLGLAAHLAPLRAALRPTTYLLLDGHGPAPVGASKVGGDPDLPADVEWPIDSGDWAMAFAFQIDLAQVPEAARDALPASGLLSFFVGVDEPATGVEHTVLLIPAGVPLAPRRPPEGVAMAAFMEEVDPGPLRLETVLDLPRWATNEHTALTEESMDAAEQEAYEALQEALRPPRQDPGNVVGRLLGHAAGIGIDPREDAVVVQEVDPNLLYNYDERHKIDMARAEKWRHLLTIYSCGALNLWIWDAGYLQVLIHEDALAALDFENDYASVESS, via the coding sequence ATGGACTTCGATGCCCACGACCTGAGCGCCACCCACTTCGACGAGTTCGTCCATCACCTCGGCTTGGCCGCCCACCTCGCACCGCTGCGCGCGGCGCTGCGGCCCACCACGTACCTGCTCCTGGACGGCCACGGGCCCGCGCCGGTCGGCGCCAGCAAGGTCGGCGGCGACCCCGACCTGCCCGCGGACGTCGAGTGGCCGATCGACAGCGGCGACTGGGCGATGGCCTTCGCGTTCCAGATCGACCTGGCGCAGGTGCCCGAGGCCGCGCGCGACGCGCTGCCGGCGTCCGGGCTGCTGTCTTTCTTCGTCGGGGTCGACGAGCCGGCCACGGGCGTCGAGCACACCGTCCTGCTGATCCCGGCGGGCGTGCCGCTCGCGCCGCGGCGGCCGCCCGAGGGCGTCGCGATGGCGGCCTTCATGGAGGAGGTCGACCCGGGGCCACTGCGCCTGGAGACGGTCCTGGACCTGCCGCGGTGGGCCACCAACGAGCACACCGCCCTGACCGAGGAATCGATGGACGCCGCGGAACAGGAGGCCTACGAGGCCCTGCAGGAGGCGCTGCGCCCGCCCCGGCAGGATCCGGGCAACGTCGTCGGGCGGCTGCTGGGCCACGCGGCCGGGATCGGCATCGACCCGCGCGAGGACGCCGTCGTCGTCCAGGAGGTCGACCCGAATCTGCTCTACAACTACGACGAGCGCCACAAGATCGACATGGCGCGGGCCGAGAAGTGGCGTCACCTGCTGACCATCTACAGCTGCGGGGCGCTCAACCTGTGGATCTGGGACGCGGGCTACCTCCAGGTGCTGATCCACGAGGACGCCCTGGCCGCCCTCGACTTCGAGAACGACTACGCCTCCGTCGAGTCCAGCTGA
- a CDS encoding PfkB family carbohydrate kinase yields the protein MLAQLETPLETVTAAAHLARDHGVPFLLNAAPSRPLPDQLLAAVDVLIVNEHEARDVAGTDDLDEALERLGGEVETVVLTLGASGSRIVTRGEEPLEIPAVCVDAVDTTAAGDTYCGVLAAALARGAGYEEAATEAAAASALTVTRPGAQDSIPTRDEVRAALP from the coding sequence GTGCTGGCCCAGCTTGAGACGCCGCTGGAGACCGTCACGGCCGCCGCGCACCTGGCCCGCGACCACGGTGTCCCGTTCCTGCTGAACGCGGCGCCGTCGCGTCCGCTGCCCGACCAGCTCCTGGCCGCTGTCGACGTGCTGATCGTCAACGAGCACGAGGCCCGCGACGTGGCCGGCACCGACGACCTGGACGAGGCGCTGGAGCGGCTCGGCGGGGAGGTGGAGACGGTCGTGCTGACGCTGGGGGCGTCCGGCTCGCGGATCGTGACCCGCGGCGAGGAACCGCTCGAGATCCCCGCGGTCTGCGTCGACGCCGTCGACACCACGGCCGCCGGCGACACCTACTGCGGCGTCCTGGCGGCGGCGCTCGCGCGCGGCGCGGGCTACGAGGAGGCCGCCACCGAGGCGGCCGCGGCGTCCGCCCTCACCGTCACGCGTCCGGGCGCCCAGGACTCGATCCCCACCCGCGACGAGGTGCGGGCCGCCCTGCCCTGA
- a CDS encoding FadR/GntR family transcriptional regulator encodes MTAQGGFESVLDYLSGEIMHGRVAPGTRLPNERELAARLGASRSAVREAIKVLHAQGVVTTHPGATGGTRVASHPGDAFGRMLKLHVALDTISMRELTQTRMVLERAAAEVAATRRDDEGLAELDHLLTLQQSWATAQAFHDLDTAFHLAVARMGDNRLVRDLTIAIREAVASHILAAENIAPDWERLRPRLVEEHRGIVAAIRLGDADAAGRLAADHVRSSHSALRLLD; translated from the coding sequence ATGACGGCGCAAGGGGGATTCGAGTCGGTGCTCGACTATCTCTCCGGCGAGATCATGCACGGGCGGGTCGCCCCGGGCACCCGGCTGCCCAACGAGCGCGAGCTCGCCGCCCGTCTCGGGGCCAGCCGCAGCGCCGTCCGCGAGGCGATCAAGGTGCTGCACGCCCAGGGCGTCGTGACGACGCATCCCGGCGCGACGGGCGGCACGCGGGTCGCGAGCCACCCCGGCGACGCGTTCGGCCGGATGCTGAAGCTGCACGTCGCGCTCGACACCATCTCGATGCGCGAGCTGACCCAGACCCGCATGGTCCTCGAGCGCGCCGCGGCCGAGGTCGCGGCCACGCGCCGCGACGACGAGGGGCTGGCCGAACTCGACCACCTCCTGACGCTGCAGCAGTCGTGGGCGACGGCGCAGGCCTTCCACGACCTCGACACCGCGTTCCACCTCGCCGTGGCCCGCATGGGCGACAACCGCCTCGTGCGCGACCTGACGATCGCGATCCGCGAGGCGGTGGCCTCCCACATCCTCGCCGCCGAGAACATCGCCCCCGACTGGGAGCGGCTGCGGCCGCGGCTGGTCGAGGAGCACCGCGGCATCGTCGCCGCGATCCGTCTGGGGGATGCCGACGCGGCGGGTCGACTCGCCGCCGACCACGTCCGCAGCTCGCACTCCGCCCTGCGGCTGCTCGACTGA
- a CDS encoding HpcH/HpaI aldolase/citrate lyase family protein: MIPLTLLYAPGDRPDLARKALAGDADVVIIDLEDAVAPARKDAARAGLAELLADVAGRPVQVRVNAAGTPWADADLAVVAGLGESVEVRVPKVETPQEVERVRHACGRAVHALLETPLAIERAFEIAGAGVASLGLGEADLRSALGVASADDLGWQRARVVNAAAAAGLQPPAMSVYAQVADAEGLEASCRAGRAAGFLGRAAIHPRQLPIIAAAFRPAPEEVERARRIVEGFAAADAAGGGTYVLPDGTFIDVAMIRAAERTLDLAER, encoded by the coding sequence ATGATCCCGCTCACGCTGCTGTACGCGCCCGGCGACCGGCCCGACCTGGCCCGCAAGGCGCTGGCCGGGGACGCCGACGTGGTCATCATCGACCTGGAGGACGCCGTCGCCCCCGCACGCAAGGACGCCGCGCGCGCCGGCCTGGCCGAGCTGCTGGCCGACGTCGCCGGCCGTCCGGTGCAGGTGCGCGTCAACGCTGCCGGGACGCCGTGGGCGGACGCCGACCTCGCCGTCGTCGCGGGCCTGGGCGAGTCCGTCGAGGTGCGCGTCCCGAAGGTGGAGACGCCGCAGGAGGTCGAGCGGGTGCGGCACGCCTGCGGCCGGGCCGTGCACGCGCTGCTCGAGACGCCGTTGGCGATCGAGCGCGCCTTCGAGATCGCCGGCGCTGGCGTCGCGTCGCTGGGGCTCGGTGAGGCCGACCTGCGTTCCGCGCTGGGGGTCGCGTCCGCCGACGACCTGGGCTGGCAGCGCGCCCGCGTCGTGAACGCTGCGGCGGCCGCCGGGCTGCAGCCCCCGGCGATGTCGGTCTACGCGCAGGTGGCGGACGCCGAGGGGCTCGAGGCGTCCTGCCGGGCGGGTCGCGCCGCCGGCTTCCTGGGGCGGGCCGCCATCCACCCGCGTCAACTGCCGATCATCGCGGCGGCGTTCCGGCCCGCCCCCGAGGAGGTCGAGCGCGCCCGGCGCATCGTCGAGGGCTTCGCCGCGGCGGACGCGGCGGGCGGCGGCACCTACGTGCTGCCCGACGGGACCTTCATCGACGTGGCGATGATCCGCGCGGCCGAGCGCACCCTGGACCTCGCCGAGCGCTAG
- a CDS encoding aspartate:alanine exchanger family transporter → MLVLALGGLFGQIPFGPIRFGAAGALFMGLVVGALDPRFGEGLDLVKSLGVVLFCYTVGLAAGTTFRSDLRRQWGLMVAGVLGLLAMAGAGLLLVDALGLSHEVLAGAYAGVLTSPAIDAAITATRGAPDTLVGYALAYPTGVVVGMAVVAVVVARRWRGAGDSPSLAEAGLTASSVVVEKPVLPGDIPGWRRQAVKFSYLERDGAMRVLQPGEPLEPGDRVLVVGNPDDVAAACSFLGRPSKRTLTHDRREVDFRRFVVSNPSLVGRTIAELNVTGRLHGIVTRVRRGDIDMLARDDLVLQPGDRVLAVVPNANLEGASLFFGDSERRVSQVDALTLGFGILLGLLAGFISIPLPGGIAFGLGTAAGPLVVGMVLGGLHRVGPFRWDLPHPVNATLRQLGLMIFLACVGLASGPAFIRQAFTATGAAVVAVSALTLLLGCGVLIVAARFLDLSAPRTAGALAGFVGQPAILAYANGRVNDERIDSAYGALFALGTVVKILLVQVIALA, encoded by the coding sequence ATGCTCGTCCTGGCGCTCGGCGGCCTGTTCGGTCAGATCCCGTTCGGGCCCATCCGGTTCGGCGCGGCCGGCGCCCTGTTCATGGGACTCGTCGTCGGCGCCCTGGACCCCCGCTTCGGCGAGGGGCTCGACCTGGTGAAATCCCTCGGCGTCGTCCTGTTCTGCTACACCGTCGGGCTCGCGGCGGGCACCACGTTCCGTTCGGATCTGCGGCGGCAGTGGGGGCTGATGGTCGCCGGCGTCCTGGGCCTGCTCGCCATGGCCGGCGCGGGCCTGCTGCTGGTCGACGCCCTCGGGCTCAGCCACGAGGTGCTGGCGGGGGCGTACGCCGGCGTCCTCACCTCCCCGGCCATCGACGCGGCCATCACGGCCACGCGTGGCGCCCCGGACACGCTCGTCGGGTATGCCCTGGCCTATCCGACCGGCGTGGTGGTCGGCATGGCGGTGGTCGCGGTCGTCGTCGCCCGCCGGTGGCGCGGCGCGGGGGACTCGCCCTCGCTGGCCGAGGCCGGCCTGACCGCCAGCAGCGTCGTGGTGGAGAAGCCCGTCCTGCCCGGCGACATTCCCGGCTGGCGGCGGCAGGCGGTGAAGTTCTCCTATCTCGAGCGCGACGGCGCGATGCGCGTCCTGCAGCCCGGCGAGCCGCTGGAGCCCGGCGACCGGGTCCTGGTGGTCGGCAACCCCGACGACGTCGCCGCCGCCTGCTCCTTCCTGGGACGCCCCAGCAAGCGGACGCTCACCCACGACCGCCGCGAGGTCGACTTCCGGCGCTTCGTGGTGTCCAACCCGTCGCTGGTGGGGCGGACGATCGCCGAGCTCAACGTCACCGGCCGGCTGCACGGCATCGTGACCCGGGTGCGGCGCGGCGACATCGACATGCTGGCCCGCGACGACCTGGTGCTGCAGCCCGGCGACCGCGTGCTCGCGGTCGTGCCCAACGCGAACCTCGAGGGCGCGAGCCTGTTCTTCGGGGACTCCGAGCGCCGGGTCTCGCAGGTGGACGCGCTCACGCTCGGCTTCGGCATCCTGCTCGGCCTGCTCGCCGGCTTCATCTCGATCCCGCTGCCCGGCGGCATCGCGTTCGGGCTGGGGACGGCCGCCGGCCCGCTCGTCGTGGGCATGGTGCTCGGCGGCCTGCACCGCGTCGGCCCGTTCCGCTGGGACCTGCCCCACCCCGTGAACGCCACCCTGCGTCAGCTCGGGCTGATGATCTTCCTCGCCTGCGTGGGGTTGGCGTCCGGGCCCGCGTTCATCCGGCAGGCCTTCACCGCCACCGGCGCGGCCGTCGTCGCGGTGTCGGCGCTGACCCTGCTGCTGGGCTGCGGCGTGCTGATCGTCGCCGCCCGCTTCCTCGACCTGTCGGCGCCCCGCACCGCGGGCGCGCTGGCCGGCTTCGTCGGGCAGCCGGCCATCCTGGCCTACGCCAACGGCCGCGTGAACGACGAGCGCATCGATTCCGCCTACGGCGCCCTGTTCGCGCTGGGCACCGTGGTGAAGATCCTGCTGGTCCAGGTCATCGCCCTGGCCTGA
- a CDS encoding ADP-ribosylglycohydrolase family protein — protein MRLTWVQPEDLLLHAFVQAMDEGTDVDDLREEWLAAGGTLDAPVSGAAPTPASAANRALARRLLVEVEARGVVRVESDPEEIFERAAEPPPLPTSASDDRILGAWLGRAAGCLLGKPVEKIPREGIRAILEDLGEWPLTRYFTEVGLDPAIARRHPWNRRSRPTSLRENIAGMPEDDDLNYPLLNLALLETLGQDFTVDDVATAWLANLPAGRVFTAERVAYRNLLQGIEPARAGSTDNPFREWIGALIRGDVFGWTHPGRPQDAAMLAFTDARLSHVREGIYGEMWVAGACAAAVVADDLETVLAAGASCVPADSALLRAIEFGVELGAVPDRDDALDALHDVYGRHHWVHVLNNAATIGWALASAVGPDGRPDFGAAIANAVMAGWDTDSAGATVGSIAGGLAGAAALPRAWVEPLRDRYATSLPGFDGVSFTELAARTQTLARRFA, from the coding sequence GTGAGGCTCACCTGGGTGCAGCCCGAGGACCTGCTGCTGCACGCGTTCGTGCAGGCCATGGACGAGGGCACCGACGTCGACGATCTGCGCGAGGAGTGGCTGGCCGCCGGGGGGACGCTGGACGCCCCGGTGAGCGGCGCGGCCCCGACCCCGGCGTCCGCCGCGAACCGGGCGCTCGCCCGCCGCCTGCTGGTGGAGGTCGAGGCCCGCGGCGTCGTGCGGGTGGAGTCCGACCCCGAGGAGATCTTCGAGCGCGCCGCCGAGCCGCCGCCGCTGCCCACGTCGGCGTCCGACGACCGGATCCTGGGCGCCTGGCTCGGACGCGCGGCCGGCTGCCTGCTCGGCAAGCCGGTGGAGAAGATCCCGCGGGAAGGGATCCGGGCCATCCTGGAGGATCTGGGCGAGTGGCCGCTGACCCGGTACTTCACCGAGGTCGGGCTCGACCCCGCGATCGCGCGGCGCCACCCGTGGAACCGCCGGTCGCGGCCCACGTCGCTGCGGGAGAACATCGCGGGCATGCCCGAGGACGACGACCTCAACTACCCGCTGCTCAACCTCGCCCTGCTCGAGACGCTGGGGCAGGACTTCACCGTCGACGACGTCGCCACGGCCTGGCTGGCGAACCTGCCGGCCGGCCGGGTGTTCACCGCCGAGCGGGTCGCCTACCGCAACCTGCTGCAGGGCATCGAGCCCGCGAGGGCGGGCAGCACCGACAACCCGTTCCGCGAGTGGATCGGCGCGCTCATCCGCGGCGACGTGTTCGGCTGGACGCACCCCGGCCGGCCGCAGGACGCCGCGATGCTCGCGTTCACCGACGCGCGGCTGTCGCACGTCCGCGAGGGCATCTACGGCGAGATGTGGGTGGCGGGCGCCTGCGCCGCCGCCGTCGTCGCCGACGACCTGGAGACCGTGCTGGCCGCGGGGGCGTCGTGCGTGCCCGCGGACTCGGCGCTGCTGCGCGCGATCGAGTTCGGCGTCGAGCTCGGCGCCGTGCCCGACCGCGACGACGCGCTCGACGCGCTGCACGACGTGTACGGCCGCCATCACTGGGTGCACGTGCTCAACAACGCCGCCACCATCGGCTGGGCGCTGGCGTCGGCCGTCGGCCCCGACGGCCGGCCCGACTTCGGCGCGGCGATCGCGAACGCCGTGATGGCGGGCTGGGACACCGACTCGGCCGGCGCCACCGTCGGGTCGATCGCCGGCGGCCTCGCCGGCGCCGCGGCGCTGCCCCGGGCCTGGGTCGAGCCGCTCCGCGATCGCTACGCCACCAGCCTGCCCGGCTTCGACGGCGTCAGCTTCACCGAGTTGGCCGCCCGCACCCAGACGCTGGCGCGGAGGTTCGCATGA
- a CDS encoding PfkB family carbohydrate kinase: MSAVVVVGSVNADLSARVARIPEPGETVLAAGFARSPGGKGGNQAVAAARAGGAEVAFVGAVGTDADGGWLADRLAASGVDVAGLARLEGPSGQALISVDAHGENAIVVIPGANGAFTALSPTQEALIRGRRSCWPSLRRRWRPSRPPRTWPATTVSRSC; the protein is encoded by the coding sequence ATGAGCGCCGTCGTCGTGGTGGGGAGCGTCAACGCCGACCTGTCGGCGCGCGTCGCGCGGATCCCCGAGCCCGGGGAGACCGTGCTGGCCGCGGGCTTCGCCCGGTCCCCGGGCGGCAAGGGCGGCAACCAGGCCGTCGCCGCGGCCCGCGCCGGCGGCGCCGAGGTGGCGTTCGTCGGGGCCGTGGGCACCGACGCCGACGGGGGCTGGTTGGCCGACCGCCTGGCCGCCTCGGGCGTCGACGTCGCCGGGCTCGCCCGGCTCGAGGGGCCCTCGGGGCAGGCGCTGATCAGCGTGGACGCCCACGGCGAGAACGCCATCGTGGTCATCCCGGGCGCCAACGGCGCGTTCACCGCCCTGTCGCCCACGCAGGAGGCGCTCATCCGCGGGCGGCGGTCGTGCTGGCCCAGCTTGAGACGCCGCTGGAGACCGTCACGGCCGCCGCGCACCTGGCCCGCGACCACGGTGTCCCGTTCCTGCTGA